The genomic window CGCCTTGGCCTTGGCGATTTTGGCGAAAACCGGCGTTTCATGCAGCGAAACGCGCACATACAGCCCAATGAGCACCAGAACGGCCGACAACAGGAAAGGCACGCGCCAGCCCCAGCTCATAAACTGTTCGTCGGTCAGCAGCCAGGAAAGCAGCAAGAACATGCCGTTAGCGAAGAAGAAACCGATAGGCGCGCCCAACTGCGGGAAAGAGCCATACAAGGCACGTTTATGCGCCGGCGCATTTTCTGTCGCCAGTAGCGCTGCGCCGCCCCATTCACCCCCAGACCAAGGCCCTGACCGAAACGGGCCAGCGCCAGAAGCAGCGGCGCCATAACGTCAATCGTCTGATAGCCCGGCAGTAGGCCTATTACCACCGTTGAGATGCCCATGGTGAGCAATGAGGCCACCAGGGTCACTTTACGGCCGGCGCGATCGCCAAAATGGCCGAACAGTGCCGAGCCAATCGGCCGGGCGATAAACGCGATGGCGAAAGTAGCCAGCGATTGTAGCGTGGCGGCGGTAGCGTCCCCCTGCGGGAAGAAGATGTGCGGGAAAACGATAACCGCGGCGGTGGCATAAATATAAAAATCGAAAAATTCGATGGCGGTGCCGATCAACGAGGCAACAATCACTTTACCCCGTGAATTAACGGGGGGAGCGGCTGAGTTGGAATCCAGAGTCGGTGCTGCTGAGGCTTGCATAATTGTTTCTTATTGGTCAACTACGGAAAAGATAGGCATCTTGGACAGAGAAATAAGGCATTTCAATGGCTGAATTTTGACCAATTAGTCATTTCCCACCGCCATCAGCAGATTATTCCTCCATATTATTTTCCTTCAGGGAAATCTGCCGTAGAAAGCGTTTTCAGAAGAGTTAATTTCTGTAAAAACCCGTAAGAAAAATTCCTCCCCAGCAATAAATGCTGGGTTGTGGTTATAAATATGTAAAAGTTGGTGATTAGCACTGCTTATTGATCACTTATGCGGAATATTACTCCGACATAATAAATAATGCCGATATATCCGACAGGAGTGTGACGCGTCTCTGCGCCCGCTTACCGATAGCCCTGGAACGGCGGATTGACGGTCTGCAGCGATATCCAATATTTCCCCCTCATTTGTCTTGAATCTGCTATGGCAACGGCTTCAGACAGCGCCGTGCCGGTCACCACCATCACCGGTCGCAGCCAGGTGATGGTGTCGAGCCCCAGCGCCCTGATAATCTGATCCTGAGCGCCGGCGAAAATTGACGTCAGCGACAGCGTGACGATCAGCGCCACCACCAGGCCGATTAAGGAAATCAGATCGCGCAGGTATTTCAGGTAAAATTTCTCCTGCTCCTGGGGATTGCGCTCCCATTCATCACGCAGCTGAGCGCGGATGGCTTCACGCAGGTTGCCCATCCAATTCAGCCCCGAGTAGAGCGCGACCAGCAAACCGGTGATACCGACCGTGGTGCGCTGTTGCACGGCCGTGCGGACCGTATTTTTTAAGGTCGTCGCCAGCGTTTGTTCGCTGATACTGTCGGCGATTTTATTAATCAGGTCGGTCAGGATATCCGGATTGGACGCCAGAAAAAAACCGACGCCGGCAAACGACACCATCAAAATGGGAATCAGGGAAAGGAAGGAAAAATAGGTTATCGCGGCGCCGAATTGACTCCCCATGCGATCGCTAAACCGTTCCGTTGCGCGGATCATATGCGCTACCACCGGGTAAGCACTAATCTTTTCAATCAACCGTCCAGAACGGTGGGCAACCTTATCAATCGACTCATGGCCGGTACGAAGCGTAGTGAGCGGAGTGGTGATTTCCGGCTCCCGGGCGGTCGCGGTATGCGTCTATTTTTTCGGCCATAGTCATAGTTCCTCTCGAAGTCAGCCCATCATTAAAAGCTATAATGGAAATAATTATAGCCAATAATTCCGCATGAGGGGCCGGTATTCCGGCAGAACGGTGCGATAAGATTAAAAACCGGCTAAAATTGGAATTTAAAGGAAATAAAAGGGCAAAAAGGGCAATTTCGCAGGCCCGGGTGACAGGGACAATGAGCTTAACGCATTGTCACCAGCTCTTCCGCTGCGGTCGGGTGGATTGCCACGGTATTGTCAAAATCCTGCTTGGTGGCGCCCATTTTGATGGCGACGGCGAAACCCTGCAACATTTCATCCATACCGAAACCAATGCCGTGCAGACCGACAATTTTCTCTTGCAGCCCGACGCAAACCAGTTTCATACGGCACAGTTGACGATGCCGGGTGACCGCGGTGTACATGGAAGTAAAAGACGTCTTGTAGACTTTGACCTCGGTTTCACCGTATTTTTCCTTGGCTTCGGGCTCAGTCAGACCAATGGCGCCGATAGGGGGATGGCTGAAGACCACCGTCGGGATGAGATCATAGTTCAGATGCTCTTCCGGCTTGTTGTTGAACAAGCGCTCCGACAGCCTGCGACCGGCGGCGACCGCTACCGGCGTTAACTCGACGGCGCCGGTATTATCGCCAACGGCGTAAATACCCGACACGTTAGTGTTTTGGTATTTATCCACCTGAATGTGGCCGGTATCGTCGGTTTTTACGCCCGCCGCCACCAGATTGAGATTATCGGTGGCCGGCTCGCGCCCAATAGCCCAAATCAACGCGTCAACGGTAAATTGCTCTTCATTTTGCAGCGTCAGCGTCAGGCTGCCGTCCGGGTTTTTCGCCACCGATCGCGGCACCGAGCCGGTATGTAGCGCAGGCCCTTCTGCCTGCATGACCTCGACCAACGTCTCGACAATGAGCGGATCAAAGCTGCGCAGCGTCGCGTGTTTGCGAACAAACAGATGGGTATCGGTGCCCAGGCCGTTGAGCACACCCGCGATTTCCACCGCGATATAACCAGCGCCTACTACCGCGACGCGTTCCGGCATGGCGTCCAACGCGAAGAAGCCGTCGGAATCAATGCCATATTCCGCGCCCGGAATAGCCACTTTGCTGGGACGGCCGCCGGTCGCTATTAATATGTGATCGGCGGTGATGTGCTCGCCGTTCACCTCCACGGTATGCGCATCAACAAAACGAGCGAAGCCGTGAATGATATCGACATGATTATTGCCCAGCACCTGTTCGTAGGATTGATGGATGCGATTGATATAGGCGTTGCGGCTCTCGATCAAGGTGCGCCAGTCAAATTTTTCAACGGTCGTGCTAAATCCGTAATCGGGCGCATACAGCTTTACCGCCTCGGCAATTTGCGCGGCGTGCCACATCACTTTCTTCGGAACGCAACCCACGTTGACACAGGTGCCGCCAAGGTATTTGACTTCAATCAGCGCACATTTACGGCCGTATTGTGCAGCGCGATTAATTGACGCAATGCCACCGCTGCCGCCGCCAATGGCGAGGTAATCGTAATGTCGGGTCATTCGGGCGTTTCCTTCAGCAAAATCGTTGGCACAAGTGTAACGTGCAAACGCCCGTTGTCGCAAAGATTGCGTCAATCCCTATGATAGGTGAGGCGCCGTTACTCCGGCACCAGCCAGAGCGCGAAAGCGTGGCCCTGGCCGGTGGGGACCAGCGTCTGATGCAGCCAGGGTAACAAGGCATTCATTTGCTGTTCCAGTTTCCAGGGGGGATTGACGACAATCATGCCGGAGGCGGTCATACCGCGCCGATCGCTATCGGGACGGACCGCCAGCTCAATTTGCAGAATTCGCCGAATGCCGCTTCGCTCCAGCGCCGACAGCGTGCGCTTAATCTGCTGTCGCAGCACGACCGGATACCACAGCGCATAAACACCGGTGGCGAAACGCTTGTAGCCTTCCTGAATGGCGCTGACCACCTCCTGATAATCCGTTTTCATTTCATAAGGCGGATCGATCAGCACCACGCCGCGCCGGGACGCCGGCGGCAATTGAGATTTGAGCTGCTGATAGCCGTCCGCCCGCCGTACCGTGGCGCGGGCATCTTTGTGGAATTCGCTGCGCAGCAGGGGATAGTCGCTGGCGTGCAGCTCGGTCAAAAGCAGTTTATCCTCGTCGCGCAGCAGTTGGCGGGCCAACAAAGGCGAACCGGGGTAATAGCGTAACTGCCCTGTGCGGTTGAAATGACGGACTACGTCCAAATAAGGCGCTAGCAAGGTTGGCACATCGTCACGTTGCCAGATTCGGGCGATGGCTTCCAGGAATTCGCCGGTACGCTCGGCCTTTTCACCGGAAAGCATATAGCGGCCCGCACCGGCGTGGCTGTCCAGATAAAGGAAAGGTTTTTCTTTTTCCTTCATCGCGCTCAGGATGAGGCTGAGCACAGTATGTTTGAGCACATCGGCGTGATTACCGGCATGGAAGCTGTGGCGATAGCTGAGCATAGTTTTGATATTTGATTAATAATGAACGGTTATTTTATGAATGCCGCTGCCATATTCTGCTCGTGTTACCCACGTAAGCTCTCGGGATCAGCGTACCTGAGCAAAGACCAGCAAAGGGACAATAACTTTGACGGAGGAGTATATCAGGATGGGCTTTGTTGAATAAATATAACTTTTAGGTGATCGTCTGTTCAGATCACTACCGTCATTTCAACATCTGCACTCCATGGCAAAGCAAAAGTTTAAAATAACCAACTGGTCCACTTACAACAAAGCTCTCAAGCAGCGCGGGGCTCTGACGATATGGCTGGATGAGTCGGCAATTGTTGCATGGACGGAAAAAACAACGCCTGAACGGCGTGGCCGGCCACTTCACTACGCAGATATGGCTATCACCACTGTTCTGATGATGAAACGCGTGTTTGGCCTTTCGTTAAGGGCTTTACAGGGCTTCGTTGACGCCATTTTTAAACTGATGGTGCTGCCGCTAAGATGCCCAGACTACTCGCTGATCAGTAAGCGAGCAAAGACAGTTAAGATCAGCATAAAAACGCCGACCCGGGGTGAAATCTCACCTCTAGTCATTGACGGAACCGAATGGAAAGTCCGACAGCATGGTGCCGACAGACGGAGGGTGTGGAGTAAGCTGGATATGGCCGCAGACAGTGTAACGCATGAGATTATCTGTGCTGACTTATCGCTCAGCGGTACGACGGATGCTCAGGTCCTACCAGCTGACCCAGCGGAAAATCAGGGAAGCGTCGGCTGATGGCGCTTACGATACCCGCTCTGTCATGATGCTCTGCTGAGGAAGAAAATAAGGCCTCTTATTTCTCCACGAGGTGGGGCGCAATATTGGCCAGACCGATACCATGAGCGTAACTACACCGTTGCGAATCAGCGTCTAAGCAGCAGTAACAATGTATGGAAAAAGCAAGTGGGCTATCATCGACGCTCAGTGGC from Sodalis glossinidius str. 'morsitans' includes these protein-coding regions:
- the gorA gene encoding glutathione-disulfide reductase; the encoded protein is MTRHYDYLAIGGGSGGIASINRAAQYGRKCALIEVKYLGGTCVNVGCVPKKVMWHAAQIAEAVKLYAPDYGFSTTVEKFDWRTLIESRNAYINRIHQSYEQVLGNNHVDIIHGFARFVDAHTVEVNGEHITADHILIATGGRPSKVAIPGAEYGIDSDGFFALDAMPERVAVVGAGYIAVEIAGVLNGLGTDTHLFVRKHATLRSFDPLIVETLVEVMQAEGPALHTGSVPRSVAKNPDGSLTLTLQNEEQFTVDALIWAIGREPATDNLNLVAAGVKTDDTGHIQVDKYQNTNVSGIYAVGDNTGAVELTPVAVAAGRRLSERLFNNKPEEHLNYDLIPTVVFSHPPIGAIGLTEPEAKEKYGETEVKVYKTSFTSMYTAVTRHRQLCRMKLVCVGLQEKIVGLHGIGFGMDEMLQGFAVAIKMGATKQDFDNTVAIHPTAAEELVTMR
- a CDS encoding 23S rRNA (adenine(2030)-N(6))-methyltransferase RlmJ encodes the protein MLSYRHSFHAGNHADVLKHTVLSLILSAMKEKEKPFLYLDSHAGAGRYMLSGEKAERTGEFLEAIARIWQRDDVPTLLAPYLDVVRHFNRTGQLRYYPGSPLLARQLLRDEDKLLLTELHASDYPLLRSEFHKDARATVRRADGYQQLKSQLPPASRRGVVLIDPPYEMKTDYQEVVSAIQEGYKRFATGVYALWYPVVLRQQIKRTLSALERSGIRRILQIELAVRPDSDRRGMTASGMIVVNPPWKLEQQMNALLPWLHQTLVPTGQGHAFALWLVPE